A window from Roseburia sp. 499 encodes these proteins:
- the ilvA gene encoding threonine ammonia-lyase, translating into MLTLEKFEEASKIVKEVTLETKLVYSDFLSNQTGNKVYLKPENMQFTGAYKVRGAYYKISTLSPEERAKGLITASAGNHAQGVAYAAKCFGVKATIVMPTTTPLIKVNRTKSYGADVVLYGDVYDEACQKAYELAEEHGYTFIHPFDDLAVATGQGTIAMEIFKELPLVEYILVPIGGGGLATGVSTLAKLLNPKIKVIGVEPAGANCMQASFKEGKVVTLPNVNTIADGTAVKTPGEKIFPYIRENLDEIITVADDELIVAFLDMVENHKMVVENSGLLTVAALRHLDVKDKRVVSILSGGNMDVITMSSVVQQGLIFRDRIFTVSVLLPDKPGELSKVADTIAKVQGNVIKLEHNQFVSTNRNAAVELRITLEAFGTDHKKQIMDALEADGYKPKLVRTNL; encoded by the coding sequence ATGTTGACATTAGAAAAGTTTGAGGAAGCAAGCAAAATCGTAAAAGAGGTTACTTTGGAGACAAAACTGGTATATAGTGATTTTTTAAGTAATCAGACAGGAAATAAGGTATATTTAAAGCCGGAAAATATGCAGTTTACCGGAGCATATAAGGTGCGAGGCGCTTATTATAAAATCAGTACCTTAAGCCCGGAAGAAAGAGCAAAGGGATTAATCACTGCTTCTGCAGGAAATCATGCACAGGGAGTTGCGTATGCAGCAAAATGTTTTGGCGTAAAAGCAACTATCGTAATGCCTACCACAACACCATTGATTAAGGTAAACCGTACAAAAAGTTATGGCGCAGATGTAGTGTTGTATGGGGATGTATATGATGAAGCATGTCAGAAGGCATATGAGTTAGCCGAAGAACATGGATATACCTTTATTCATCCTTTTGACGACTTAGCAGTAGCAACCGGACAGGGAACCATTGCCATGGAAATCTTCAAAGAACTTCCATTAGTAGAGTATATTCTGGTACCGATTGGAGGGGGCGGACTTGCAACGGGAGTATCCACTCTTGCAAAGTTGCTGAATCCAAAAATAAAAGTAATTGGTGTGGAGCCGGCAGGAGCAAACTGTATGCAGGCATCTTTCAAAGAAGGAAAAGTAGTGACACTGCCAAATGTAAACACGATAGCAGATGGTACCGCAGTGAAAACACCGGGAGAAAAAATATTCCCATACATTCGTGAAAATTTAGATGAAATCATTACAGTAGCAGATGATGAATTAATCGTGGCATTTCTTGATATGGTAGAAAATCATAAAATGGTAGTAGAAAATTCCGGATTGTTGACAGTGGCAGCACTTCGTCATCTGGATGTAAAAGATAAACGTGTGGTATCTATCTTAAGTGGTGGAAACATGGATGTTATTACCATGTCTTCCGTGGTACAGCAGGGACTTATTTTCAGAGATCGTATCTTTACGGTATCCGTATTATTACCGGATAAGCCGGGAGAATTGAGTAAAGTGGCAGATACCATTGCAAAAGTACAGGGAAACGTTATAAAACTAGAGCATAATCAGTTTGTATCCACCAATCGAAATGCAGCGGTAGAACTTCGCATTACATTAGAAGCATTTGGAACAGATCATAAGAAACAGATTATGGATGCGTTAGAAGCAGATGGTTACAAGCCGAAGTTGGTAAGAACAAATTTATAA
- the ylxM gene encoding YlxM family DNA-binding protein: protein MEKKVMQTFLYDFYGELLTEHQRNIYEDFVLNDLSLSEIAEEAGISRQGVHDLVKRCDRILEGYEEKLHLLERFMNTKEKITKIRALTRNYQNQNEAEIMAQIESISTEILEEL, encoded by the coding sequence ATGGAGAAAAAGGTAATGCAGACATTTCTCTATGATTTTTATGGAGAATTGCTGACAGAACACCAGCGGAATATATATGAGGACTTTGTGTTAAATGATTTGTCCTTGAGTGAGATTGCGGAGGAAGCAGGAATCAGTCGTCAAGGTGTACATGATTTGGTAAAGCGTTGCGACAGGATTTTAGAAGGATATGAAGAGAAACTGCATTTGCTGGAACGTTTTATGAATACAAAGGAAAAAATTACAAAGATTCGAGCCTTGACTCGCAATTACCAGAATCAGAATGAAGCAGAGATTATGGCGCAGATAGAGAGTATTTCCACTGAGATATTAGAGGAGTTATAG
- the smc gene encoding chromosome segregation protein SMC, with the protein MYLKSIEVHGFKSFANKIVFEFHNGITGIVGPNGSGKSNVADAVRWVLGEQRAKQLRGASMQDVIFSGTENRKPLSYAYVAITLDNADRSLNIDYNEVTVARRVYRSGESEYLINGTACRLKDVNELFYDTGIGKEGYSIIGQGQIERILSGKPEERRELFDEAAGIVKYKRRKATAQKKLEDERQNLVRVNDILSELEKQVGPLERQSEKAKIYLKKKEELKTYDVNMFLMEMERMEEQLKTVEENVGIVEKDLEESNRSYTNIKAEYEQMEQDMEAADERIAALREEIGNTTVLKGKLEGQINVLKEQIHTAEQSEEHFRSRQEAINRDKGQRQEQKAAYEKDKSELDVQMQAMADEKAKVMEHFQKIQDEIERCTRGIEEGKNEIIELLNNKASTKARQQRYDTMQEQVNIRKAQLSKRLLEQKSEEEELQAVVEECEKRYEEAKAEYTGLIEKEQKLENSRREWQTKQEEVKNALEQDTTRYHREQSRLESLVNIAERYDGYGNSIRRVMEQKEKENGILGVVADIIKVEKKYETAIETALGGSIQNIVTSDEDTAKRMIQYLKQNRYGRATFLPLTSVGKKQPQINENALKEQGVIGIGSDLVQAESKYNGLKSHLLGRTYVVDTIDHAVALARKYQYTLRIVTLEGESLSPGGSMTGGAFKNTSNLLGRKREIEELEKNVAQLKENIAKYRNRMEEIATARELLKEDLEQLREDLKQAMLNSNTAKLNMERAKEQKEENDGQYSGLIKESKEIEEQLSEITQNRQLIQEEILQADKREKEIEEESGNFQKILEEQNKLAEESQKDVSRVQLEEANLVQKAEFIQENISRVQAEIQKLDDELKQAEQEKLDSQADVDKKYHDIEEIKKTMEASDSAHGELEQKLSDSQKEREEMSVKYKGFFQKQEELSKRINDLDKESFRLNSQKEKLNESIENQTNYMWEEYELTRHNALELRNEEYDNLAEMKKQIAQIKDDIRKLGDVNVNAIEDYKNLSERYTFMKTQHDDLVTAERTLLDIIEELDTGMRKQFMEKFREIQIEFDKVFKELFGGGKGTLELVEGEDILECGIRIIAQPPGKKLQNMMQLSGGEKSLTAISLLFAIQNLKPSPFCLLDEIEAALDDSNVGRFANYLHKLTKNTQFIVITHRRGTMAAADRLYGITMQEKGVSTLVSVNLIEEELDK; encoded by the coding sequence ATGTATTTAAAAAGTATAGAGGTACATGGATTTAAGTCCTTTGCTAATAAAATTGTGTTTGAATTTCACAATGGGATTACTGGTATTGTGGGACCAAACGGAAGTGGAAAGAGTAACGTAGCGGATGCGGTTCGTTGGGTATTGGGAGAGCAGAGGGCAAAACAATTGCGTGGTGCCAGTATGCAGGATGTTATTTTTTCCGGGACAGAGAATCGTAAACCCTTAAGTTATGCATATGTAGCGATTACCCTTGATAATGCAGACCGTTCTCTCAATATTGACTATAATGAGGTTACGGTGGCGAGAAGGGTGTATCGTTCCGGAGAAAGTGAATATCTGATTAATGGAACAGCATGTCGTTTGAAGGATGTAAATGAGCTTTTCTACGATACTGGAATTGGTAAGGAAGGGTATTCCATTATCGGTCAGGGACAAATTGAGCGAATCTTAAGTGGAAAACCTGAGGAACGTCGAGAACTTTTTGATGAAGCGGCAGGAATTGTAAAATATAAGCGGAGAAAAGCCACAGCTCAGAAAAAGCTAGAGGATGAACGCCAGAATCTGGTACGTGTAAACGACATTTTGTCAGAATTAGAAAAACAGGTTGGACCATTAGAGCGACAGTCGGAAAAGGCAAAGATTTACTTAAAGAAAAAAGAAGAGTTAAAGACTTATGATGTAAATATGTTCCTAATGGAAATGGAACGGATGGAAGAACAGTTGAAAACCGTGGAAGAAAACGTGGGAATTGTGGAAAAAGACCTAGAGGAATCCAACCGTTCTTATACCAATATCAAGGCTGAATATGAGCAAATGGAACAGGATATGGAGGCGGCGGATGAAAGAATTGCTGCTTTACGGGAGGAAATTGGAAATACCACTGTTTTAAAGGGAAAGCTGGAAGGCCAGATTAATGTTTTAAAGGAACAGATTCATACAGCAGAACAGAGTGAAGAGCATTTCCGTAGCAGGCAGGAGGCTATCAATCGGGATAAGGGCCAACGTCAGGAACAAAAAGCAGCTTATGAAAAGGATAAATCAGAACTGGATGTGCAGATGCAGGCAATGGCAGATGAAAAAGCCAAAGTTATGGAACATTTTCAGAAGATTCAAGATGAGATTGAGCGCTGTACCAGAGGGATAGAAGAAGGCAAGAATGAAATTATTGAACTTTTGAATAATAAGGCTTCTACCAAGGCAAGACAACAACGCTATGATACCATGCAGGAGCAGGTCAATATCCGAAAAGCACAGCTGAGTAAGCGTTTATTAGAGCAAAAGAGCGAAGAAGAAGAACTTCAGGCTGTGGTGGAGGAATGCGAGAAACGTTACGAAGAGGCAAAGGCAGAGTATACCGGTCTGATTGAGAAAGAACAGAAGTTAGAAAACAGCCGACGAGAATGGCAGACGAAACAGGAAGAAGTAAAAAATGCTCTGGAGCAGGACACTACACGCTATCATAGAGAACAGTCCAGACTGGAATCCTTGGTGAATATCGCAGAACGATACGATGGTTATGGTAATTCCATTCGTCGTGTGATGGAGCAGAAGGAAAAGGAAAACGGAATCTTAGGTGTGGTTGCTGACATCATAAAGGTAGAGAAAAAGTATGAAACAGCGATTGAGACTGCTTTAGGTGGAAGCATTCAGAATATTGTTACCAGTGACGAAGATACTGCAAAACGAATGATTCAGTATCTGAAACAGAACCGATACGGAAGAGCTACATTTCTTCCGTTGACCAGTGTTGGAAAGAAACAGCCACAGATTAATGAGAATGCTTTAAAGGAGCAGGGAGTTATTGGAATTGGAAGTGACTTGGTACAGGCAGAGAGCAAGTACAATGGATTAAAGAGTCATCTTTTAGGCAGAACTTATGTGGTAGATACCATTGACCATGCAGTTGCATTAGCAAGAAAGTATCAGTATACACTGCGTATTGTAACATTGGAAGGTGAATCCTTAAGCCCGGGTGGTTCCATGACCGGTGGAGCTTTTAAGAATACCAGCAATCTTCTGGGAAGAAAAAGAGAAATTGAAGAGCTGGAAAAAAACGTGGCCCAGTTGAAGGAAAATATTGCGAAATATAGGAATCGTATGGAAGAAATTGCGACCGCAAGAGAGTTGTTGAAGGAAGATTTGGAACAACTGCGGGAGGATTTGAAACAGGCGATGCTAAATTCCAATACAGCGAAGCTGAATATGGAACGTGCAAAAGAACAGAAGGAAGAAAATGACGGTCAGTATAGCGGACTGATAAAGGAAAGCAAGGAGATTGAAGAACAATTATCTGAGATTACCCAGAACCGTCAGCTGATTCAGGAAGAGATTCTTCAAGCAGATAAGCGGGAAAAGGAAATTGAAGAGGAAAGTGGCAATTTCCAGAAGATTTTAGAAGAACAGAATAAGCTTGCAGAAGAGAGCCAGAAAGATGTATCTCGTGTACAGTTAGAAGAAGCAAATCTTGTGCAAAAGGCAGAATTTATTCAGGAGAATATTTCCCGTGTGCAGGCGGAGATTCAAAAATTGGATGATGAATTAAAGCAGGCAGAGCAGGAAAAACTGGATTCTCAGGCAGATGTAGATAAGAAGTACCATGATATCGAAGAGATAAAAAAGACCATGGAAGCTTCCGATTCTGCCCATGGTGAGTTGGAACAGAAGCTTTCTGATAGCCAGAAGGAAAGAGAAGAGATGTCCGTTAAGTACAAAGGCTTCTTCCAGAAACAAGAAGAGTTGTCTAAACGTATCAATGATTTGGACAAGGAGTCTTTCCGTTTGAACAGCCAGAAAGAGAAGTTGAATGAATCTATCGAAAACCAGACGAACTATATGTGGGAAGAATATGAATTGACTCGTCATAATGCACTGGAACTGAGGAATGAGGAATACGATAATCTGGCAGAGATGAAAAAGCAGATTGCGCAGATTAAGGATGATATCCGAAAACTGGGTGATGTTAATGTGAATGCCATTGAGGATTACAAGAATCTGTCAGAACGATATACTTTCATGAAGACCCAACATGATGATCTGGTAACGGCAGAACGAACATTGCTGGATATTATAGAGGAACTGGATACGGGAATGCGTAAACAGTTTATGGAGAAGTTCCGAGAGATCCAGATAGAGTTTGATAAGGTATTTAAAGAGTTGTTCGGCGGTGGAAAAGGTACGTTGGAACTGGTAGAAGGTGAGGATATTCTGGAATGTGGTATCCGTATTATTGCACAGCCGCCTGGAAAGAAGCTTCAGAACATGATGCAACTTTCCGGTGGAGAGAAGTCTTTAACGGCCATTTCGCTGTTGTTTGCCATTCAGAACTTGAAGCCATCTCCATTCTGTTTATTGGACGAAATTGAGGCGGCACTGGATGATTCCAATGTAGGAAGATTTGCAAACTATTTACATAAGCTGACAAAAAATACCCAGTTCATTGTGATTACCCATAGAAGGGGAACCATGGCGGCGGCAGACCGTTTATACGGTATTACCATGCAGGAAAAGGGTGTTTCCACATTAGTTTCTGTAAATTTAATAGAGGAAGAACTGGACAAGTAG
- the ftsY gene encoding signal recognition particle-docking protein FtsY has translation MSEEKQGFFSRLVKGLSKTRDNIVSGIDAIFSGFSSIDDDFYEEIEEILIMGDIGVNATMKIIENLKAKVKEEHIKEPAECKELLIRSIKEQMDVGETAYRFEEEKSVVLVIGVNGVGKTTSIGKLAGKLKAQGKKVVLAAADTFRAAAGEQLSEWANRAGVDMIGGQEGADPGAVVYDAVAAAKARNADVLLCDTAGRLHNKKNLMEELKKIHRILEKEYPEAYRETLVVLDGTTGQNALAQARQFSEVADITGIILTKMDGTAKGGIAVAIQSELGIPVKYIGVGETIDDLQKFDSEQFVNALFTQEEK, from the coding sequence ATGAGTGAAGAAAAACAGGGCTTTTTCAGCCGTCTGGTAAAAGGGCTATCCAAGACCAGAGATAATATTGTATCCGGAATTGATGCGATTTTTAGTGGATTTTCCAGTATCGATGATGATTTTTATGAAGAAATCGAAGAGATTTTGATTATGGGAGACATTGGTGTCAATGCTACCATGAAAATTATTGAAAATCTGAAGGCAAAGGTAAAGGAAGAACATATCAAAGAGCCGGCAGAGTGTAAGGAACTCCTAATACGCAGCATCAAAGAGCAGATGGATGTAGGAGAAACAGCATATCGTTTTGAGGAAGAAAAGTCTGTTGTGTTAGTAATTGGCGTAAATGGAGTGGGAAAGACCACATCTATTGGAAAACTGGCAGGTAAATTGAAGGCTCAGGGGAAAAAGGTAGTTTTAGCGGCAGCAGATACCTTTCGTGCAGCAGCAGGAGAACAGCTTTCTGAGTGGGCGAATCGTGCAGGCGTAGATATGATTGGCGGTCAGGAAGGAGCAGATCCGGGAGCAGTAGTATATGATGCGGTGGCAGCTGCTAAAGCGAGAAATGCAGACGTGCTTCTTTGTGATACGGCAGGAAGACTTCACAATAAAAAGAATCTGATGGAAGAATTGAAAAAGATTCATCGTATTTTAGAAAAAGAGTATCCGGAAGCTTATCGTGAAACTTTGGTAGTTTTGGATGGAACGACTGGACAAAATGCACTTGCTCAGGCAAGACAATTCTCAGAAGTTGCGGATATTACCGGAATTATTTTAACGAAAATGGATGGAACGGCAAAGGGCGGTATTGCTGTAGCAATTCAATCTGAACTGGGAATTCCGGTAAAATATATCGGTGTAGGCGAGACCATTGATGATTTGCAGAAATTTGATTCAGAACAGTTTGTAAATGCACTGTTCACGCAGGAGGAAAAGTAA
- the rnc gene encoding ribonuclease III, translating into MSLLKEFEKRIGYEFSDEKLLRQALTHSSYANERHMGKLADNERLEFLGDAVLEIVSSEFLFHKYPKHPEGELTRLRASMVCEPTLAFCTRELELGKYLLLGKGEDMTGGRERKSILSDAMEAVIGAIYLDGGFASAKEFINRFILNDIEHKQLFFDSKTILQEVVQAKEEGELSYRLIHEEGPDHDKKFVVEARIGEVVYGQGTGRTKKSAEQEAAYHTLLELKKQESSS; encoded by the coding sequence ATGAGTTTACTAAAAGAATTTGAAAAGCGAATCGGCTATGAGTTTTCCGATGAGAAACTGTTGAGGCAGGCTTTGACACATAGTTCATATGCAAATGAACGCCATATGGGAAAACTGGCAGATAATGAGAGATTAGAATTTCTGGGAGATGCAGTATTGGAAATTGTAAGCAGTGAGTTTCTGTTTCATAAGTATCCGAAACATCCGGAAGGAGAACTTACCAGATTGCGGGCAAGTATGGTATGTGAACCAACACTTGCATTTTGTACCAGAGAACTGGAATTGGGAAAATATCTTTTGCTGGGAAAGGGCGAGGATATGACGGGAGGAAGAGAACGTAAGTCTATTCTTTCTGATGCAATGGAGGCTGTTATAGGGGCAATTTACCTGGATGGTGGTTTTGCTAGTGCAAAAGAGTTTATCAACCGTTTTATTTTAAATGATATTGAACATAAACAACTCTTTTTCGATAGCAAGACTATCCTGCAAGAAGTAGTGCAGGCAAAAGAAGAAGGAGAATTGAGTTATCGTTTGATTCATGAAGAAGGGCCGGACCACGATAAAAAGTTTGTAGTAGAAGCCAGAATAGGTGAAGTAGTTTATGGTCAGGGAACAGGCAGAACAAAAAAGAGTGCAGAGCAGGAGGCAGCTTATCACACTCTTTTAGAATTGAAAAAGCAGGAAAGTAGTTCCTGA